A DNA window from Hydractinia symbiolongicarpus strain clone_291-10 chromosome 6, HSymV2.1, whole genome shotgun sequence contains the following coding sequences:
- the LOC130647174 gene encoding glutamine-dependent NAD(+) synthetase-like — translation MGRKVTLATCSLAQWALDFEGNLRRILESIRIAKERGACYRLGPELEIPGYGCNDHFLESDTLLHSWESLACILENPVCDNIIVDVGMPVAYQHTVYNCRVIMLNKKILLIRPKKTLAISGNYREQRWFSPWLKDYCLEEVHLPPLITKITGQTKVPFGEAIIATLDTVIGYEICEELFSPNSPHTNMALQGVELFMNGSGSHHELRKLSLRVELIAQATKKNGGAYLYANLKGCDGERVYYDGSSMIFQNGSLVGQGEQFSLEEVDVVIATVDLDDIQTYRRSPFYGIQASTSHVYEKIEVDYTLTHHDSLCIAASPVIQARIYKPVEEIALAPACWLWDYLRRSGCSGFFLPLSGGIDSSSTACIVASMCRLVVSSVKRGNIQTLNDIRKVTQDPSYIPGDAKELCKRIFVTCYMGTENSSSETKARAQHLANDIGSYHLGIVIDTAIQAIIKIFTTVTGETPRFRVNGGSDRENLALQNVQARSRMVMSYFFAQLSLWSRGLPGSLLVLGSANVDESLLGYMTKYDCSSADLNPIGGISKIDLKKFVFYCVEKYNFTSLIGILGAQPTAELEPLKEGQVQQTDEEDMGLTYEELSVFGRLRKIHKCGPYTMFTKLLSEWGSRLSCTAISEKVKLFFKKYAINRHKMTVVTPAYHAESYSPDDNRFDLRPFLYRTSWPWQFRSIDRAVATATKTFAATPAERQHNNTRTFETVSVSSSNDLPSLHEQHQSMKSHDLPTMASIETVEKEANMRKRIKLEGH, via the exons atggGTCGCAAAGTTACATTGGCTACATGTTCATTGGCACAATGGGCATTAGACTTTGAAGGAAAtctaagaagaatattagaaaGTATACGGATTGCAAAGGAACGTGGTG CATGCTACCGTCTGGGGCCTGAGTTAGAAATACCAGGTTATGGATGTAATGATCACTTTTTGGAAAGTGATACGTTGCTGCATTCATGGGAATCGTTGGCATGTATTCTTGAGAACCCTGTTTGTGACAATATCATTGTTGACGTTGGCATGCCAGTGGCATATCAGCATACAGTTTATAATTGCAGAGTgattatgttaaataaaaagattCTGCTTATCAGACCTAAAAAGACATTAGCCATAAGTGGAAATTACAGGGAGCAACGATGGTTTTCACCATGGTTAAAG GATTACTGTTTGGAGGAAGTCCATCTACCACCCTTGATTACGAAAATAACTGGTCAGACAAAAGTTCCATTTGGCGAGGCAATCATTGCTACATTGGATACAGTTATTGGTTATGAAATATGCGAAGAACTTTTTTCACCAAACTCACCACACACAAACATGGCCCTTCAAG GTGTAGAATTATTTATGAATGGAAGTGGATCTCACCATGAATTAAGAAAATTAAGTTTAAGAGTTGAACTTATAGCTCAAGCTACGAAGAAG AATGGTGGTGCTTATTTATATGCAAACCTAAAAGGCTGTGATGGAGAGCGGGTATACTATGATGGTTCAAGTATGATATTTCAAAATGGTAGTTTAGTAGGGCAAGGAGAACAATTTTCGTTAGAGGAGGTTGACGTTGTTATAGCAACAGTTGATTTGGATGATATTCAAACTTACAGGAGGAGTCCGTTTTATGGAATCCAAGCAAGTACGAGTCATGTTTACGAAAAAATTGAAGTGGACTACACCTTGACTCATCATGATAGTTTGTGCATTGCTGCATCTCCTGTTATACAAGCAAGAATATATAAGCCAGTGGAGGAGATTGCTTTAGCACCAGCTTGTTGGCTTTGGGATTATTTACGTAGATCTGGATGTTCAGGATTCTTCTTACCTTTGAGTGGAG GTATTGATAGTTCTTCAACTGCCTGCATTGTTGCTTCAATGTGTCGCCTCGTTGTTTCTTCTGTTAAAAGAGGTAACATTCAAACTTTAAACGATATACGTAAGGTTACTCAAGATCCATCATATATTCCTGGAGATGCAAAAGAATTATGTAAAAGAATATTTGTCACATGTTACATGGGTACAGAGAATTCATCTTCTGAAACGAAAGCAAGAGCTCAGCATTTAGCCAATGATATTGGAAGTTATCATTTAG GAATCGTTATTGATACAGCCATACAAGCTATCATTAAAATTTTCACAACTGTCACTGGTGAAACTCCACGTTTTCGTGTAAATGGAGGTTCCGATCGAGAAAACCTCGCCCTACAGAACGTGCAAGCTAGATCTCGAATGGTGATGAGTTATTTCTTTGCCCAGCTATCTTTGTGGTCTAGAGGATTGCCTGGTTCCTTACTGGTTCTTGGCTCTGCTAATGTAGATGAAAG tcttCTTGGATACATGACAAAGTATGATTGCTCGAGTGCTGATCTCAACCCAATCGGTGGTAtaagtaaaattgacttaaagaaatttgttttttattgcgtTGAAAAGTATAATTTCACTTCTCTCATTGGGATTCTCGGAGCTCAACCAACGGCTGAATTGGAACCTTTGAAAGAAGGGCAGGTACAACAGACAGACGAG GAAGACATGGGTTTAACATACGAAGAATTATCTGTGTTTGGTCGTCTTCGTAAAATACATAAATGTGGCCCGTATACGATGTTTACGAAACTGTTAAGCGAATGGGGCTCGCGTTTGTCCTGTACAGCAATAAGTGAGAAAGTGAAACTGTTTTTCAAAAAGTATGCAATCAATAGGCACAAGATGACTGTGGTCACACCTGCTTATCATGCCGAATCTTACTCTCCTGATGATAATAG GTTTGACCTCCGACCATTTTTATACCGCACAAGTTGGCCATGGCAATTTCGCAGCATCGATCGTGCAGTTGCTACAGCTACTAAAACTTTCGCAGCAACTCCAGCTGAACGTCAACATAACAACACCCGTACGTTTG AAACAGTTTCAGTGTCTTCTTCGAATGATTTACCAAGCCTGCATGAACAACATCAATCTATGAAGTCACACGACCTACCCACGATGGCGTCCATTGAAACAGTTGAGAAAGAAGCCAATATGAGGAAAAGAATAAAACTGGAAGGACATTGA
- the LOC130647125 gene encoding delta(24)-sterol reductase-like yields the protein MLKDCAQHLIVPLHHIINQSLRSSTVPNAWKQAKIVPLFKSGDTNKPENYRPISVLPILSKLLEKAVHTQLMEFLENEKLLNDSQFGYRAKRSTHLAATLLVDEVRQAAENGKLVGALFLDLSKAFDTISHDVVLRKLSSYGVDNVELLWFTDYLFNRSQVVEVGNRTSASFNVVSGVPQGSILGPILFLIFFSGLKHVVVHQRWILVCLFLMPLSVLFEAWLKIRNWIVFKISSAPQLHEARVEKIQADIEKWNKEGCKTKMCTARPGWQTVSLRVGKYKATHKRVNINLMDVLAIDENRKVVRVEPLATMGQISNTLIPLGWTLPVVPELDALTVGGLIMGCGIETSSFKYGLFQHICVSYDVIVSDGSLIHCSKGENTDLFYHIPWSHGTLGFLVAAEIRIIPAKKYVKLNYRPIKSLEDATFSLKEAVKDEKLDFVECLSYSLNEHVLMTGRLTDNFEDSKINNIGLFWKPWFFKHVEMFSKQDRQDTEYIPLRDYYHRHTRGIFWEIQDIIPFGNYALFRYLFGWAMPPQISLLKLTSPQFLLEMYELEHVVQDMLLPINCLPDAIHFFEQHLKIYPLWLCPFRLFNAPGIVHLHDDVDDMYIDIGAYGTPKQKSFNGPDTIKQMESFVLQKNGYQMLYADSYLSLDDFRKMFDHTTYDVLRNTYNADAAFPTIYEKVCRTSRR from the exons ATGCTTAAAGATTGTGCGCAACATTTAATTGTTCCGTTACATCACATTATTAACCAGTCTTTACGCTCCAGTACAGTTCCGAACGCATGGAAACAAGCAAAAATCGTCCCACTTTTTAAATCAGGAGACACAAACAAACCTGAAAATTATCGTCCAATTTCAGTGTTGCCAATACTCtctaaattattggaaaaagcAGTACACACACAATTAAtggaatttttagaaaatgagAAATTACTAAATGACTCCCAATTTGGCTATAGAGCTAAACGTTCAACACATCTTGCAGCAACACTACTTGTTGACGAAGTAAGACAAGCTGCCGAGAACGGAAAGTTAGTTGGAGCGCTGTTCCTGGATTTAAGTAAAGCGTTCGATACGATCAGTCACGATGTAGTCTTAAGAAAACTTTCATCATACGGTGTTGACAATGTAGAATTGTTGTGGTTTACAGATTATCTTTTTAACCGATCACAAGTTGTTGAAGTTGGCAATCGAACATCAGcaagttttaatgttgtaaGTGGAGTGCCGCAAGGATCGATACTCGGTCCTAtactatttttgatatttttta GTGGTTTAAAACATGTTGTTGTTCACCAACGTTGgatacttgtttgtttgtttttgatgccACTTAGTGTGTTGTTTGAGGCATGGTTGAAGATTAGAAATTGGATCGTATTTAAG ATATCAAGTGCACCTCAACTTCATGAGGCCAGAGTTGAAAAAATTCAGGCGGATATTGAAAAATGGAACAAGGAAGGgtgtaaaacaaaaatgtgtACTGCAAGACCTGGTTGGCAGACTGTTTCGTTACGTGTag GCAAATACAAAGCCACTCACAAAAGGGTCAATATCAACCTCATGGATGTCTTGGCGATCGATGAAAACAGAAAGGTTGTTCGGGTTGAGCCACTTGCTACCATGGGACAAATCTCCAACACCCTAATTCCTTTAGGATGGACATTACCTGTTGTACCAGAACTTGATGCCCTTACCGTAG GTGGTCTAATCATGGGGTGCGGTATTGAAACTTCATCTTTTAAATATGGATTGTTTCAACATATCTGCGTGTCTTATGACGTCATTGTGTCGGATGGAAGTTTAATTCACTGTTCAAAG GGAGAAAACACAGATCTGTTTTACCACATCCCCTGGTCTCATGGTACTCTGGGTTTCCTCGTGGCAGCCGAAATAAGGATAATACCAGCAAAGAAGTATGTTAAACTTAACTATCGACCAATCAAATCGTTAGAAGATGCTACTTTCAGCCTGAAAGAAGCTGTTAAAGACGAGAAATTGGATTTTGTGGAATGTTTGTCATATTCGCTTAACGAACATGTTCTTATGACTGGCCGTCTGACTGATAATTTTGAAGATAGTAAG atCAACAACATCGGATTGTTTTGGAAGCCCTGGTTTTTTAAACAtgtagaaatgttttcaaaacaagATAGACAAGACACTGAATATATTCCGTTACGAGATTACTATCACAGACATACCAGAGGTATCTTCTGGGAGATACAG GACATCATACCATTCGGAAACTACGCGTTATTTCGCTATCTGTTTGGATGGGCGATGCCTCCTCAGATCTCTCTTTTAAAGTTGACCAGTCCTCAATTTTTGTTGGAGATGTACGAACTCGAACACGTGGTACAGGACATGCTGTTACCTATCAATTGTCTTCCAGATGCGATTCACTTCTTTGAACAGCATTTGAAA ATATATCCCCTATGGTTATGTCCGTTCCGACTTTTTAATGCGCCTGGAATTGTTCACCTGCATGATGACGTAGATGACATGTACATAGATATCGGTGCGTATGGTACACCGAAACAAAAATCATTTAACGGTCCAGATACTATAAAGCAAATGGAAAGTTTTGTTTTGCAGAAGAATGG GTATCAAATGTTGTACGCCGATAGTTACCTCTCCCTGGATGACTTTCGAAAGATGTTTGATCACACAACATACGATGTCCTGAGGAACACATATAATGCTGACGCAGCGTTTCCAACGATTTATGAAAAAGTGTGCCGAACTTCAAGGAGATAA